The following coding sequences lie in one Actinomyces capricornis genomic window:
- a CDS encoding PAS domain-containing protein — protein MVEHLFGSGELFFSTTDAQGRIRRANSTFMRLSGYPRGALVGRAHSVVRHDDMPAGLFRTVWEGMEDAAPVCAYITNRSADGGHYRVFATIVPSGGGYLSVRTLPMMTGLRDDVEQAYTRVREVERSSAQAGSSRREAAAAGQAALLRELAEMGYSDAADFTRRVLPDEVAALLASGAAIPAVPQTQGPVAQILAAMHAIEADTSGLVGVLEEGKRLVGLLGRRAEEISGLSERLGRLRQTLRAVSGEVRALGAGPEAEEVEERYQEVDALILECVEQLRPLRGQVEELRSDVDAVRFDIALTRLHNLAAGTFAVQIIEGQDEVGANDAVGSLEELCTVLGEDAVRLAEQIELLEARGELVGGELDVVAESLTLTHAPLMELLGAAADAGAAQETSVRTARSLVRDGFPEARSLADLASSLRQLSIPYQAERTGAHLDQVRTALAELGA, from the coding sequence ATGGTCGAGCACCTCTTCGGCTCCGGCGAGCTCTTCTTCTCCACCACCGACGCCCAGGGGCGCATCCGCCGCGCCAACTCCACCTTCATGCGCCTGTCGGGCTACCCGCGCGGCGCCCTGGTGGGGCGGGCGCACAGCGTGGTGCGCCATGACGACATGCCCGCGGGCCTGTTCCGCACCGTGTGGGAGGGCATGGAGGACGCGGCCCCCGTATGCGCCTACATCACCAACCGCTCCGCCGACGGCGGCCACTACCGGGTCTTCGCCACGATCGTCCCCTCGGGCGGCGGCTACCTGTCGGTGCGCACCCTGCCGATGATGACCGGCCTGCGCGACGACGTCGAGCAGGCCTATACGCGGGTGCGCGAGGTGGAGCGGAGCTCGGCCCAGGCCGGCTCCTCTCGCCGGGAGGCGGCCGCCGCGGGGCAGGCGGCGCTGCTGCGCGAGCTGGCCGAGATGGGCTACAGCGACGCCGCCGACTTCACCCGCCGGGTCCTGCCCGACGAGGTCGCCGCCCTGCTCGCCTCCGGCGCCGCCATCCCCGCCGTCCCCCAGACCCAGGGGCCGGTGGCCCAGATCCTGGCGGCCATGCACGCCATCGAGGCCGACACCTCGGGACTGGTGGGCGTCCTGGAGGAGGGCAAGCGCCTGGTCGGCCTGCTGGGCAGGCGGGCCGAGGAGATCAGCGGCCTGTCCGAGCGCCTGGGCCGGCTGCGCCAGACGCTGCGCGCCGTCAGCGGCGAGGTCCGGGCCCTGGGCGCCGGGCCGGAGGCCGAGGAGGTGGAGGAGCGCTACCAGGAGGTCGACGCCCTCATCCTGGAGTGCGTCGAGCAGCTGCGGCCGCTGCGCGGGCAGGTCGAGGAGCTGCGCAGCGATGTCGATGCGGTGCGCTTCGACATCGCCCTGACGCGCCTGCACAACCTGGCCGCCGGCACCTTCGCCGTCCAGATCATCGAGGGCCAGGACGAGGTGGGGGCCAATGACGCCGTCGGCTCCCTGGAGGAGCTGTGCACGGTCCTGGGGGAGGACGCGGTGCGCCTGGCCGAGCAGATCGAGCTGCTGGAGGCGCGCGGGGAGCTGGTCGGCGGGGAGCTGGACGTGGTGGCCGAGTCCCTCACCCTGACCCATGCGCCCCTCATGGAGCTGCTGGGGGCGGCCGCCGACGCGGGCGCGGCCCAGGAGACCTCCGTGCGCACCGCCCGCTCCCTGGTGCGCGACGGCTTCCCCGAGGCCCGCAGCCTGGCTGACCTGGCCTCCAGCCTGCGCCAGCTGAGCATCCCCTACCAGGCTGAGCGCACCGGCGCCCACCTGGACCAGGTGCGCACCGCCCTGGCCGAGCTGGGGGCCTGA
- a CDS encoding GNAT family N-acetyltransferase, with the protein MTVELLTASSPEVVEAMERLIPQLSRSAPALTAEQCEALISQEGVYLFVFRPDAPDGGPAPILGMLTLATFTIPTGLRAWVEDVVVDAEARGHGAGQALVEAAVEHAAQMGARTVDLTSRPSREAANRLYQRAGFKLRETNVYRYAQD; encoded by the coding sequence ATGACCGTTGAGCTCCTCACCGCCTCCAGCCCGGAGGTCGTCGAGGCGATGGAGCGCCTCATCCCCCAGCTCTCCCGCAGCGCCCCGGCCCTGACAGCGGAGCAGTGCGAGGCGCTCATCTCCCAGGAGGGCGTCTACCTCTTCGTCTTCCGGCCCGATGCGCCCGACGGCGGGCCCGCCCCGATCCTGGGCATGCTCACCCTGGCGACCTTCACGATCCCCACCGGCCTGCGCGCCTGGGTGGAGGACGTCGTCGTCGACGCCGAGGCCCGTGGGCACGGCGCGGGCCAGGCGCTGGTGGAGGCGGCGGTGGAGCACGCCGCCCAGATGGGGGCCCGCACCGTGGACCTGACCTCGCGCCCCTCCCGGGAGGCCGCCAACAGGCTCTACCAGCGGGCGGGCTTCAAGCTGAGGGAGACCAACGTCTACCGCTACGCCCAGGACTAA
- a CDS encoding methyltransferase domain-containing protein, whose product MTVTVTAARPSLCALHDAGACGSCPSLGTALPEQLAVKQARVADALRPRIPTGAWLAPCASQPVGFRNKAKMAVAGTASRPTLGILDGAGHGIDLRTCPLHVPAIQRSLPHLARLITEAGLTPYDVPARRGELKHILVTASPDEDLMVRFVLRSHRHLDDLRSALPRLQEDLPQLAVASANIQPIHQAVLEGDEEIILSGQDRLLMRLSLPPTPSGPATGQDTPAAGIELPLYLPTRSFFQTNTPVAQSLYATARHWAGQGRAERVWDLFCGVGGFALALAAPGREILGVESSAPAITGARDAARLMGLPAERVRFEAGDARVLDPAGDEGPDLLVVNPPRRGIGELAQRIEACEVPRLLYSSCNPASLAADLERMPSLRVVRARLFDMFPHTDHAEVLVELART is encoded by the coding sequence ATGACGGTCACCGTCACGGCCGCCCGCCCCTCCCTGTGCGCTCTTCACGACGCCGGGGCGTGCGGCTCCTGCCCCTCCCTGGGCACCGCCCTGCCCGAGCAGTTGGCGGTCAAGCAGGCGCGCGTGGCCGATGCCCTGCGCCCCCGCATCCCCACCGGCGCCTGGCTGGCGCCCTGTGCCAGCCAGCCCGTCGGCTTCCGCAACAAGGCGAAGATGGCAGTGGCCGGTACCGCCTCCCGCCCCACCCTGGGGATCCTCGACGGCGCCGGGCACGGCATCGACCTGCGCACCTGCCCGCTGCACGTCCCTGCCATCCAGAGATCCCTGCCCCACCTGGCCCGTCTCATCACCGAAGCGGGGCTCACCCCCTACGACGTTCCGGCCCGCCGGGGCGAGCTCAAGCACATCCTGGTAACGGCCTCCCCCGATGAGGACCTCATGGTGCGCTTCGTCCTGCGCTCCCATCGGCACCTGGACGACCTGCGCTCCGCCCTGCCCCGGCTCCAGGAGGACCTGCCCCAGCTGGCGGTGGCCAGCGCCAATATCCAGCCCATCCACCAGGCCGTCCTGGAGGGCGATGAGGAGATCATCCTGAGCGGCCAGGACCGGCTCCTCATGCGCCTGAGCCTGCCGCCGACGCCGTCGGGACCCGCGACCGGCCAGGACACGCCCGCGGCGGGCATCGAGCTGCCGCTTTACCTGCCCACCCGCTCCTTCTTCCAGACCAACACCCCCGTGGCCCAGTCCCTCTACGCCACGGCCCGCCACTGGGCCGGGCAGGGCCGGGCGGAGCGCGTGTGGGACCTGTTCTGCGGGGTGGGCGGATTCGCCCTGGCGCTGGCGGCGCCCGGCCGGGAGATCCTGGGGGTGGAGTCCTCCGCCCCCGCGATCACCGGGGCGCGCGACGCCGCCCGGCTCATGGGGCTGCCGGCCGAGCGGGTGCGCTTCGAGGCGGGTGACGCCCGGGTGCTGGACCCGGCGGGGGACGAGGGCCCGGATCTGCTCGTAGTCAACCCCCCGCGGCGGGGCATCGGCGAGCTGGCGCAGCGCATCGAGGCCTGCGAGGTTCCCCGCCTGCTGTACTCCTCATGCAACCCGGCGAGCCTGGCGGCGGACCTGGAGCGGATGCCGTCACTGCGGGTGGTGCGCGCCCGCCTGTTCGACATGTTCCCGCACACCGACCACGCCGAGGTCCTGGTCGAGCTTGCCCGCACCTGA
- a CDS encoding HAD-IIB family hydrolase — MTARLISCDMDGTIVFDGRIGERDLEAMERWRAAGNILVANTGRSRSAFTQVAAPVGAVFDYMILYTGAVVTNSRLEVMEAATLPHGVVDDLLDHLDGQQGVTVFATTLEGDLLLYDTIGSGTAILNLYTPARREDLQGQQLIGVPLRFTDEGLAARTMDHLERSWAERAVGFRNQDFIDVVPAGASKGGSLRSLLERLQGPQGPYAGGRIETFSIGDSWNDIPMHRATDHAYALPWAPPEVAQCCEGTVGGLAELVDRLL; from the coding sequence GTGACTGCTCGACTCATCTCCTGCGATATGGATGGAACCATCGTGTTCGATGGGCGCATCGGCGAGCGCGACTTGGAGGCCATGGAGCGCTGGCGTGCTGCGGGCAATATCCTGGTTGCCAACACGGGGCGCTCCCGGAGTGCGTTCACGCAGGTGGCCGCGCCGGTAGGAGCCGTCTTCGACTACATGATCCTGTACACCGGGGCGGTCGTCACCAATTCCCGGCTCGAGGTGATGGAGGCGGCCACCCTGCCCCACGGGGTGGTCGACGACCTCCTGGACCACCTGGATGGGCAGCAGGGGGTCACGGTCTTCGCCACCACCCTGGAGGGCGACCTGCTCCTGTACGACACCATCGGCTCGGGCACCGCGATCCTCAACCTCTACACCCCCGCCCGCCGTGAGGATCTCCAGGGGCAGCAGCTCATCGGCGTGCCGCTGCGCTTCACCGACGAGGGCTTGGCGGCCCGCACCATGGACCACCTCGAGCGGAGCTGGGCGGAGCGGGCCGTGGGCTTCCGCAACCAGGACTTCATCGACGTCGTTCCCGCCGGGGCCTCCAAGGGCGGGAGCCTGCGCAGCCTGCTGGAGCGGCTCCAGGGGCCGCAGGGCCCCTATGCGGGCGGCCGGATCGAGACCTTCTCCATCGGCGACTCCTGGAACGACATCCCCATGCACCGGGCCACCGACCACGCCTACGCCCTGCCCTGGGCCCCGCCGGAGGTCGCGCAGTGCTGCGAGGGGACCGTGGGCGGCCTGGCCGAGCTGGTGGACCGCCTCCTGTGA
- a CDS encoding DsbA family protein codes for MAPNEPRPTKAQRREAARAQAKALREAEERRARRNTITRRSLIGVGALAAAGTAGWLVYDHRRDAAEAAARASALLPAGGGIVEEKANQKGVPSTVLADGSWTYGKTSELDTVISGAPVLDVYFDYSCHFCADFETRHSQEISALLDEGRITLALHPSDILGQAWTDMVMNAMGLVLDEAPDTSLAFHNAALAFFSEVFASQDGSRLTMENLVTAATSAGVPTATTDKFEKTAKNNTYGPWTMLAQESFQGRGLKGTPTVFLGGEQIDLSTLTSPTALTDMVDNLGSSAAATESASPAADTGGDPGSTAPTE; via the coding sequence GTGGCCCCCAATGAGCCCCGTCCCACCAAGGCGCAGCGCCGCGAGGCCGCCCGAGCCCAGGCCAAGGCACTGCGCGAGGCCGAGGAGCGCCGGGCCAGGCGCAACACGATCACGCGCCGCAGCCTCATCGGCGTCGGTGCGCTGGCCGCAGCGGGAACCGCGGGCTGGCTCGTCTACGACCATCGGCGCGACGCCGCCGAGGCCGCCGCCCGGGCCAGCGCGCTGCTGCCCGCCGGAGGGGGCATCGTGGAGGAGAAGGCGAACCAGAAGGGGGTGCCTTCCACGGTCCTGGCCGACGGCTCCTGGACGTACGGCAAGACGAGCGAACTGGACACGGTCATCAGCGGCGCCCCGGTTCTCGATGTGTACTTCGACTACTCCTGCCACTTCTGCGCCGACTTCGAGACGCGGCACTCCCAGGAGATCAGCGCACTCCTGGACGAGGGCCGGATCACCCTGGCCCTCCACCCCTCCGACATCCTCGGCCAGGCCTGGACCGATATGGTGATGAACGCCATGGGATTGGTGCTCGACGAGGCCCCGGACACCTCCCTGGCCTTCCACAACGCCGCTCTGGCGTTCTTCTCCGAGGTCTTCGCCTCCCAGGACGGCAGCCGGCTCACCATGGAGAACCTCGTGACTGCCGCCACCTCCGCCGGGGTGCCCACCGCCACCACCGACAAGTTCGAGAAGACCGCCAAGAACAACACCTACGGCCCCTGGACCATGCTCGCCCAGGAGTCCTTCCAGGGCCGTGGCCTCAAGGGCACCCCCACGGTGTTCCTCGGCGGCGAGCAGATCGACCTGTCCACGCTGACATCCCCCACCGCCCTGACCGACATGGTCGATAACCTGGGCAGCTCGGCCGCAGCGACCGAATCGGCATCGCCGGCCGCCGACACCGGTGGGGACCCGGGCTCCACGGCGCCCACCGAGTAG
- a CDS encoding DUF4352 domain-containing protein: MTSQMPHGPLQPDAASAQAAGGPVPQQPYGPVGPAPYGPPAQPSRRSWFARHKILTGLGALVALVVVVQALGGGSGDESPQAGSDTPSVTRSQEARAASEGGQPEPQAGEPAQADQAGEGPAFAGKQAKDKAVQAGESLTADGVTITATPLTPGDATLGPTACSTITISNNSGSAIDVNAFDWSLQDPNGVINDVGFLGSDSILSASSIIDGGSLTADVCFDGQLGSGEYVLLYKPVFSWSGDRQAWINQR, encoded by the coding sequence ATGACCTCCCAGATGCCCCACGGCCCCCTCCAGCCCGACGCCGCCAGTGCCCAGGCGGCGGGCGGCCCGGTACCTCAGCAGCCCTACGGCCCGGTCGGGCCCGCACCCTACGGACCCCCGGCGCAGCCCTCGCGGCGCTCCTGGTTCGCCCGGCACAAGATCCTCACCGGACTGGGCGCCCTGGTGGCCCTCGTCGTGGTGGTCCAGGCCCTCGGCGGCGGCTCGGGTGACGAATCGCCCCAGGCCGGCTCGGACACGCCCTCCGTCACCCGGTCCCAGGAGGCGCGGGCCGCGTCGGAGGGCGGGCAGCCGGAGCCCCAGGCGGGCGAGCCCGCTCAGGCCGACCAGGCCGGTGAGGGGCCGGCCTTCGCGGGCAAGCAGGCGAAGGACAAAGCGGTCCAGGCCGGGGAGTCCCTGACGGCCGACGGCGTGACCATCACCGCCACCCCGCTGACCCCCGGCGACGCCACCCTGGGCCCCACCGCCTGCTCCACCATCACCATCAGCAACAACTCGGGGTCCGCCATCGATGTCAACGCCTTCGACTGGTCCCTCCAGGACCCCAACGGCGTCATCAACGATGTGGGCTTCCTCGGATCGGACAGCATCCTGAGCGCCTCGAGCATCATCGACGGCGGCTCCCTGACGGCGGATGTCTGCTTCGACGGGCAGCTGGGATCGGGGGAGTACGTCCTGTTGTACAAGCCGGTCTTCTCCTGGTCGGGCGACCGCCAGGCCTGGATCAACCAGCGCTGA
- a CDS encoding DUF4041 domain-containing protein: MFNRKQNQINDLTSRLAWAEATIANLQGIIARAGGQGVLDMQGLASQMAADHEQAMASLNQARQEAEAGHQQAMEALAKAQQEAEADHQRRLKALDKNLTKVTRNLERAQEQERKTVARIAEQRQELDALTQETSDIRIMVDAGLNPYPHPAQSSLDLRVRLEDVRSRIKSMVRDKTAIKATSSFTFNNSSAKGRKFVSDMSKMMLRAYNSEAENCVLTVKAGNGDAARKRLERTREQAERLGTLIDLKVTHEYHRLRLEELELALAYQNAKKAEKEAEREERARLREERKAQQELEAQRAKLSKEMDHYRNVLASLRAEGRENEAATIEARLNHLHEEIDKVDSRAANIRAGYVYVISNIGAFGERMVKIGMTRRLEPMDRVRELGDASVPFGFDVHALFFSEDAVGVENRLHHHFADRRVNRVNTRREFFYVTPAQVRDALTQVAEGSLLEFTEVPEAEQYRMSLQIAEADTPSHDASEAPERVL, from the coding sequence ATGTTCAACCGCAAGCAGAACCAGATCAACGACCTCACCTCCCGGCTCGCATGGGCCGAGGCCACCATCGCCAACCTCCAGGGCATCATCGCCCGAGCCGGAGGCCAGGGGGTGCTCGACATGCAAGGCCTCGCCTCCCAGATGGCGGCAGACCATGAGCAGGCCATGGCGAGCCTGAACCAGGCCCGGCAGGAGGCGGAGGCAGGCCACCAGCAGGCGATGGAGGCTCTGGCCAAGGCCCAGCAGGAGGCGGAGGCAGACCATCAGCGGCGTCTCAAGGCCCTGGACAAGAACCTCACCAAAGTCACCAGGAACCTGGAGCGCGCCCAGGAGCAGGAGAGAAAGACTGTCGCCCGCATCGCTGAGCAGAGGCAGGAGCTCGACGCCCTGACTCAGGAGACCAGCGATATACGCATCATGGTCGACGCCGGCTTGAACCCCTATCCACACCCGGCGCAGTCCTCGCTCGATCTCAGGGTCCGACTAGAGGATGTGCGCTCGCGCATCAAGAGCATGGTGAGGGACAAGACCGCCATCAAGGCCACCAGCTCCTTCACGTTCAACAACTCCTCGGCGAAGGGGCGCAAGTTCGTGTCGGATATGTCGAAGATGATGCTGCGCGCCTACAACTCAGAGGCCGAGAACTGCGTCCTGACAGTCAAGGCGGGCAATGGCGATGCCGCCCGCAAGCGCCTGGAGCGGACGCGGGAGCAGGCGGAGCGACTGGGCACTCTCATTGACCTGAAGGTCACTCATGAGTACCACCGGCTGCGCCTGGAGGAACTGGAGCTGGCACTGGCCTATCAGAACGCGAAGAAGGCTGAGAAGGAGGCCGAGCGCGAGGAGAGGGCCCGACTCAGGGAGGAGCGCAAGGCCCAGCAGGAGCTGGAGGCGCAGCGGGCGAAGCTCAGCAAGGAAATGGACCACTACCGCAACGTCCTGGCATCCCTGAGGGCCGAGGGGCGCGAGAACGAGGCCGCCACTATCGAGGCCCGCCTGAACCACCTCCACGAGGAGATCGACAAGGTCGACTCCCGTGCGGCCAACATCCGGGCAGGATACGTCTACGTCATCTCCAACATCGGGGCCTTCGGCGAGCGCATGGTCAAGATCGGCATGACTCGGCGACTTGAGCCCATGGATCGTGTGCGAGAGCTCGGTGACGCCTCGGTGCCTTTCGGCTTCGACGTCCATGCCCTGTTCTTCTCCGAAGACGCCGTTGGCGTGGAGAACAGGCTTCACCACCACTTCGCGGATCGTCGCGTCAACAGGGTCAATACTCGCCGAGAGTTCTTCTACGTGACACCAGCCCAGGTGCGCGATGCTCTTACCCAGGTGGCCGAGGGAAGCCTGCTGGAGTTCACTGAGGTACCTGAGGCGGAGCAGTACCGGATGAGCCTCCAGATCGCCGAGGCCGACACCCCGAGCCACGACGCCTCCGAAGCCCCGGAGCGTGTGCTCTAG
- a CDS encoding serpin family protein, producing MNNAPIPSRRHLMAAAALAPVAASLLGACASGAGTPLRSSATRQTIALSEVPDSLPGAQGACDELGAALIAHHLQNEPHRNAMSSGLSLSLLLAILADGATDPAAQGYDALLGASGEQRDRTWSALQTSLNRNDRSLAGFSPEEPPAKPLVHLANHVVVLDSLEVAQSYLDTVMAFFTTEIEQVPMSALKSSLDTWASRNTAGLIPSSAIEIRPDLRLVVQSALLFAARWESPFPPENSAPQPFTLADSSTVEATFMHDTRFLRHAQGPDWSAVRLPYSGGHEDPGSTAGPEGSEIPDQPALALDVILPQKGTLPAQMDAASWAQASAALDEAPLVDVELSLPKADLTTGAMDLVEVITGLGLDPVGLDRIAPDLKIDQIVQQVRLTMDEEGTVAAALTEAGVAVLSAPLPPNVTFTVDRPYVLRLRDLVSGITLLEAAVMNPADSEG from the coding sequence ATGAACAACGCTCCCATCCCCTCCCGTCGCCACCTCATGGCCGCCGCCGCCCTGGCGCCCGTCGCCGCGAGCCTGCTGGGCGCCTGCGCCAGCGGGGCGGGCACGCCGCTGCGCTCCAGCGCCACCCGCCAGACGATCGCGCTGTCCGAGGTCCCCGACTCCCTGCCCGGTGCGCAGGGCGCCTGCGACGAGCTCGGCGCCGCGCTGATCGCCCACCACCTGCAGAACGAGCCCCACCGCAATGCCATGTCCTCGGGGCTGAGCCTGTCCCTGCTGCTGGCGATCCTGGCCGACGGCGCCACCGACCCCGCGGCGCAGGGCTACGACGCGCTCCTGGGCGCCTCGGGCGAGCAGCGCGACCGCACCTGGTCGGCACTGCAGACCTCCCTGAACCGCAACGACCGCAGCCTTGCCGGCTTCTCCCCCGAGGAGCCGCCCGCCAAGCCCCTGGTCCACCTGGCCAACCATGTGGTGGTCCTCGACAGCCTCGAGGTGGCGCAGTCCTACCTCGACACGGTCATGGCCTTCTTCACCACCGAGATCGAGCAGGTCCCCATGAGCGCCCTGAAGAGCAGCCTCGATACCTGGGCTTCCCGGAACACCGCGGGCCTCATCCCCAGCAGCGCCATTGAGATCCGTCCAGACCTCCGCCTGGTCGTCCAGAGCGCCCTGCTCTTCGCCGCGCGGTGGGAGAGCCCCTTCCCGCCCGAGAACTCCGCGCCCCAGCCCTTCACCCTGGCCGACTCCTCCACGGTGGAGGCCACCTTCATGCACGACACCCGCTTCCTGCGCCACGCGCAGGGCCCGGACTGGTCGGCTGTGCGCCTGCCCTACAGCGGTGGGCACGAGGACCCTGGGAGCACGGCGGGGCCTGAGGGCTCGGAGATCCCCGACCAGCCCGCCCTGGCCCTGGATGTCATCCTGCCCCAGAAAGGGACCCTGCCCGCGCAGATGGATGCGGCCTCCTGGGCCCAGGCCTCCGCGGCCCTCGATGAGGCCCCGCTCGTGGATGTCGAGCTGTCCCTGCCCAAGGCCGACCTGACCACCGGTGCCATGGATCTGGTGGAGGTCATCACCGGCCTCGGCCTGGACCCGGTGGGACTGGATCGCATCGCCCCGGATCTGAAGATCGACCAGATCGTCCAGCAGGTCCGGCTGACCATGGATGAGGAGGGGACGGTGGCCGCGGCCCTGACCGAGGCGGGGGTCGCCGTGCTCTCGGCGCCGCTGCCGCCCAATGTCACCTTCACCGTGGACCGCCCCTATGTCCTGCGGCTGCGGGACCTGGTCAGCGGTATCACCCTCCTGGAGGCGGCCGTCATGAATCCCGCGGACAGCGAGGGCTGA
- a CDS encoding NAD(+) synthase, whose product MSTTAARTESMPSPTTATSPAPAGAAPGAPGSTISFHSAYDQGFARVAAATLPVALADPAANARAIIAQARDLSEQGVALAVFPELSLTGYSIDDLLLADVLLAEVLAAIETIRAASADLLPMIVVGAPLRHRNRLYNCAVVIQGGAVRGVAPKTYLPTYREFYEKRYFASGADVHTWIELAGVADGAADPAEHSEGCPRPGRPACVPFSTRLLLDVEDVPGMVVHVEVCEDMWVPVPPSSLAALAGATVLVNLSGSPITVGRAEDRMALARASSARNLAAYVFAAAGQGESSTDLAWDGQTFVYDNGALLGQTERFPDGPRATVVDVDIEGLVAERLRQGSFDDNRLALGIGDDDAASHPHGFMTTTVGRQDLHVPRTDIGLRREIDRFPFVPDDPARLAQDCYEAYSIQVAALVQRMEAIGGPRLIIGVSGGLDSTHALIVAARAMDRAGRPRSDIHAITMPGFATSATTRANAEALAVGLGCTFEEVDIRPAATQMLAQMRHPYGRGERGPEVYDVTFENVQAGLRTDFLFRIAGQRGGIVLGTGDLSELALGWCTFGVGDQMSHYGVNAGIPKTLISHLIRWVVAEDLFGEAVGETLLSILGTEISPELVPATEGEPIQSTQARIGPYALQDFTLWHVLRRGARPSRIAFLAEKAWSDASVGLWPQGLPAAERVAYRLPEIRHWMEVFHRRFFTNQFKRSTLPNGPKVVAGGSLSPRGDWRMPSDASGAAWLAELERNVPRQ is encoded by the coding sequence ATGTCGACCACCGCCGCGCGCACCGAGAGCATGCCGAGCCCCACGACCGCTACCAGCCCTGCGCCCGCCGGGGCGGCCCCCGGTGCCCCCGGCTCCACCATCAGCTTCCACTCCGCCTACGACCAGGGCTTCGCACGGGTGGCCGCCGCCACCCTGCCCGTGGCCCTGGCCGACCCGGCCGCCAACGCCCGGGCGATCATCGCCCAGGCCCGGGATCTGTCCGAGCAGGGCGTGGCCCTGGCCGTCTTCCCCGAGCTGAGCCTGACCGGCTACTCCATCGACGACCTCCTCCTGGCCGACGTCCTGCTCGCCGAGGTCCTGGCCGCCATCGAGACCATCCGGGCGGCTTCGGCGGACCTGCTGCCCATGATCGTGGTCGGCGCGCCCCTGCGGCACCGCAACCGCCTGTACAACTGCGCCGTCGTCATCCAGGGCGGGGCCGTGCGCGGCGTGGCGCCCAAGACCTACCTGCCCACCTACCGGGAGTTCTACGAGAAGCGGTACTTCGCCTCCGGTGCCGACGTGCACACCTGGATCGAGCTGGCGGGCGTGGCGGATGGGGCGGCGGATCCCGCGGAGCACTCCGAGGGCTGTCCCCGGCCCGGCCGCCCCGCCTGCGTCCCCTTCAGCACGCGCCTCCTGCTCGATGTCGAGGACGTGCCCGGGATGGTGGTGCACGTCGAGGTCTGCGAGGACATGTGGGTGCCCGTGCCCCCCTCCTCCCTGGCGGCCCTGGCCGGTGCCACCGTGCTCGTCAACCTCTCAGGCTCACCGATCACGGTGGGCAGGGCCGAGGACCGCATGGCCCTGGCGCGCGCCTCCTCCGCGCGCAATCTCGCCGCCTACGTCTTCGCCGCGGCCGGCCAGGGCGAGTCCTCCACGGACCTGGCCTGGGACGGCCAGACCTTCGTCTACGACAACGGCGCCCTGCTGGGCCAGACCGAGCGCTTCCCGGACGGCCCGCGCGCCACCGTCGTCGACGTCGACATCGAGGGGCTCGTGGCGGAGCGGCTGCGCCAGGGCAGCTTCGACGACAACCGCCTCGCCCTGGGCATCGGGGACGACGACGCCGCCTCCCACCCCCACGGCTTCATGACCACCACGGTCGGCCGGCAGGACCTTCACGTGCCCCGCACTGACATCGGGCTGCGCCGCGAGATCGACCGCTTCCCCTTCGTCCCCGACGACCCCGCCCGCCTGGCCCAGGACTGCTACGAGGCCTACAGCATCCAGGTCGCCGCCCTGGTCCAGCGCATGGAGGCCATCGGCGGCCCCAGGCTCATCATCGGTGTCTCCGGGGGGCTGGACTCCACCCACGCCCTCATCGTGGCCGCCCGGGCCATGGACCGGGCCGGGCGCCCCCGCAGCGACATCCACGCCATCACCATGCCGGGATTCGCCACCAGTGCCACCACCCGCGCCAACGCCGAGGCCCTGGCCGTGGGACTGGGCTGCACCTTCGAGGAGGTGGATATCCGGCCCGCCGCCACCCAGATGCTCGCCCAGATGCGCCACCCCTACGGGCGGGGGGAGCGCGGCCCCGAGGTCTACGACGTCACCTTCGAGAACGTCCAGGCCGGGCTGCGCACCGATTTCCTCTTCCGCATCGCGGGCCAGCGCGGCGGCATCGTCCTGGGCACCGGGGACCTGTCCGAGCTGGCCCTGGGCTGGTGCACCTTCGGGGTGGGCGACCAGATGTCCCACTACGGCGTCAATGCCGGGATCCCCAAGACCCTCATCTCCCACCTCATCCGCTGGGTGGTGGCCGAGGACCTGTTCGGCGAGGCGGTGGGGGAGACCCTGCTGTCCATCCTCGGCACCGAGATCAGCCCCGAGCTGGTGCCCGCCACCGAGGGCGAGCCCATCCAGTCCACCCAGGCGCGCATCGGCCCCTACGCCCTGCAGGACTTCACCCTGTGGCATGTGCTGCGCCGCGGCGCGCGCCCCTCCCGGATCGCCTTCCTGGCCGAGAAGGCCTGGTCGGACGCCTCGGTGGGGCTGTGGCCGCAGGGGCTGCCGGCCGCCGAGCGCGTGGCCTACCGGCTGCCCGAGATCCGCCACTGGATGGAGGTCTTCCACCGCAGGTTCTTCACCAACCAGTTCAAGCGCTCCACCCTGCCCAACGGGCCCAAGGTGGTGGCCGGCGGATCGCTGTCCCCCCGCGGGGACTGGCGCATGCCCTCCGACGCCTCGGGCGCCGCCTGGCTGGCCGAGCTGGAGCGCAACGTCCCGCGGCAGTGA